A stretch of the bacterium genome encodes the following:
- a CDS encoding DUF4097 domain-containing protein, with protein sequence MSRNDCDDDGLDQPTRGRGISGFIRSLLSGVPWSERAEVTETLHLETPPLMRMRVDNANGRTQVVGEDRSDIEIEIHKTARAESEAGAQRLVEDIRLLTREDAQGVLEIEVDIPGRWNRQGRADLTIRLPKEVWVAVQAANGRICLDGLRGKVRAHSSNGPVRASNVVGDMDLQAMNAKVQTLCTCGRLLARSSNGKIQVEEHRGGVDASTTNGTVTCKIDELGKEGITLVTSNGRISLDLPDDADGDLDVRVDNGLIRASRELSGESPERRGRLKVTLGQGGTPIRLRASNGTITVR encoded by the coding sequence ATGAGTCGAAACGACTGCGACGACGACGGCCTCGACCAGCCGACTCGCGGACGGGGCATCAGCGGCTTCATTCGGAGTCTGCTCTCCGGCGTGCCGTGGAGCGAGCGGGCCGAAGTAACGGAGACACTCCACCTCGAAACACCACCGCTGATGCGGATGCGGGTCGACAACGCCAACGGTCGCACCCAGGTCGTCGGTGAGGATCGCAGCGATATCGAGATCGAGATCCACAAGACGGCGCGCGCCGAATCCGAGGCAGGTGCCCAGCGGCTGGTCGAAGACATCCGGCTCCTCACCCGGGAGGATGCCCAGGGTGTGCTGGAAATCGAAGTCGACATCCCCGGCCGATGGAACCGCCAGGGCCGGGCGGACCTGACGATCCGCCTTCCGAAAGAGGTATGGGTTGCAGTCCAGGCGGCCAACGGGCGCATCTGCCTGGACGGCCTGCGCGGTAAGGTACGCGCACACTCGAGCAACGGCCCGGTGCGGGCGAGCAATGTCGTCGGCGATATGGATCTCCAGGCCATGAACGCCAAGGTGCAAACCCTCTGCACCTGCGGGCGGCTGCTGGCCCGGTCGAGCAATGGCAAGATCCAGGTGGAGGAACATCGCGGCGGCGTGGATGCCTCGACGACGAATGGAACCGTCACCTGCAAGATTGATGAACTGGGCAAAGAGGGCATCACGCTCGTCACGAGCAACGGCCGGATTTCCCTCGACCTCCCCGACGATGCCGACGGGGATCTCGACGTACGGGTCGACAACGGTCTGATCCGCGCCTCCCGCGAACTCTCCGGTGAGAGCCCGGAACGGCGCGGACGACTCAAGGTCACCCTCGGTCAGGGTGGCACGCCGATCCGTCTCCGAGCGAGCAACGGAACGATCACGGTACGTTAG
- the nth gene encoding endonuclease III codes for MAEESSTDRKKRAGRIVRKLARAYPDADCALHYQNAFQLLIATILSAQCTDSMVNQVTAELFPKFGTPEALANAEPSEIEQLIRRTGFYRQKTKSIQAAARGVCEDFEGEVPRTLDELVTLRGVARKTANVVLGNCFGVPGLTIDTHMKRVNRRLGLTTEENPDKIERDLMTLVPEKEWTVYSHRVITHGRECCDAKRPNCSACPLREECPH; via the coding sequence ATGGCCGAGGAGAGCAGCACGGACCGCAAGAAACGCGCCGGACGAATCGTCCGCAAACTCGCCCGCGCCTACCCGGACGCCGATTGTGCGCTCCACTACCAGAACGCCTTCCAGTTGCTGATCGCAACGATCCTCTCGGCCCAATGCACCGATTCGATGGTGAATCAGGTCACGGCGGAGTTGTTCCCGAAGTTCGGCACACCCGAGGCACTGGCGAATGCCGAGCCCAGCGAGATCGAGCAGTTGATCCGTCGCACGGGCTTCTACCGTCAAAAGACGAAATCAATCCAGGCCGCGGCCCGAGGCGTCTGCGAGGATTTCGAAGGAGAAGTGCCGCGCACCCTCGACGAGCTGGTCACCCTGCGGGGAGTGGCGCGCAAGACAGCCAACGTCGTGCTCGGAAATTGCTTCGGCGTGCCGGGCCTCACCATCGATACCCACATGAAGCGTGTGAATCGACGCCTGGGCCTCACGACCGAGGAGAACCCGGACAAGATCGAGCGAGACCTGATGACGCTCGTCCCCGAGAAGGAATGGACTGTCTATTCTCATCGGGTCATCACCCATGGCCGCGAATGCTGCGATGCCAAACGGCCCAACTGCAGTGCGTGCCCGCTGCGTGAGGAATGCCCCCATTGA
- a CDS encoding LLM class flavin-dependent oxidoreductase codes for MKPGLGVVLAWQHYAWETLLELVQHAEACGYDVVYTDGDVSMMPGRGEGDVLDGATLTTALLGATTRIGVGSIRLVQHWNPARLAQWTATQERLFPGRLHLLLGIGGQATDQRFGLPWAEPTERAAWLEETVMACRALWRGEPVTQRGRWVQLDRAKIRPIMPEGRPVLEIGCGASSPLLPVVARHAEWWDLNVPASPSRIRTALRALVDACAAESRDPTTLGRQLWVMTRPQGGSGADKLRHAFRRWYPWFSWLPDDEIDSAVIAGSPDACRDQLGELRSAGIDRPLLDLTGLDRDAAHQAIDALAP; via the coding sequence GTGAAGCCTGGGCTCGGCGTGGTGTTGGCCTGGCAACACTACGCCTGGGAGACGCTCCTCGAGCTGGTGCAGCACGCCGAGGCCTGCGGCTATGACGTCGTCTACACCGATGGCGACGTCTCCATGATGCCCGGGAGGGGCGAGGGAGATGTCCTCGACGGTGCGACGCTTACCACCGCATTGCTAGGTGCGACGACACGAATCGGTGTCGGATCCATCCGCCTCGTGCAGCATTGGAATCCAGCGCGGCTCGCCCAGTGGACCGCGACCCAGGAACGGCTGTTTCCTGGCCGGCTCCACCTTCTGCTTGGAATCGGTGGCCAGGCGACGGACCAGCGTTTCGGTCTGCCGTGGGCCGAGCCCACCGAGCGCGCGGCCTGGCTGGAAGAAACCGTCATGGCGTGTCGTGCCTTGTGGCGCGGTGAGCCGGTGACGCAACGCGGTCGATGGGTGCAGCTCGATCGTGCGAAGATCCGCCCGATCATGCCCGAGGGCCGACCGGTTCTCGAAATTGGCTGCGGCGCCAGCTCACCTCTTCTGCCGGTCGTCGCACGACATGCCGAGTGGTGGGACCTGAACGTGCCGGCCTCGCCAAGCAGGATCCGAACCGCCTTACGCGCACTCGTGGACGCCTGCGCAGCCGAGAGCCGAGACCCGACGACCCTCGGCCGGCAGCTCTGGGTCATGACGCGGCCCCAGGGGGGCAGCGGCGCCGACAAGCTGCGTCATGCTTTTCGGCGCTGGTACCCCTGGTTCTCCTGGCTGCCGGATGACGAGATCGACTCGGCGGTGATCGCCGGAAGCCCCGATGCCTGCCGGGACCAGTTAGGCGAGTTGCGCAGCGCCGGGATCGACCGGCCACTCCTCGACTTGACCGGCCTCGATCGTGACGCAGCGCATCAGGCTATTGACGCGCTCGCCCCCTAG
- a CDS encoding NAD-dependent protein deacylase, translating into MSEPFVLSPALDAEISEAAALLRRASRVVALTGAGLSVESGIPPFRGPGGLWTKYGEPPMDGYQRFLADPAEAWRERLNPTASWAKGLLETLGQAKPNLGHDAMVVLEEIGVLTATITQNVDDLHRQAGSHSLLEIHGNHSMLRCMECHERFDPDEVEVDPDALPPLCDRCGGILKGDTVQFGEPIPPDVLRACYAAVQGCDCMLVVGTSATVYPAAEFPLEVLRGGGSLIEVNPYESELTPVASVSLRGPGGAILERLLHHTRARQPYEATG; encoded by the coding sequence ATGTCCGAACCCTTCGTCCTCAGCCCGGCCCTCGATGCCGAGATCAGCGAGGCAGCGGCGCTTCTCCGCCGCGCCTCCCGGGTCGTGGCGCTGACGGGTGCAGGGCTCTCGGTGGAAAGCGGCATCCCGCCCTTCCGGGGCCCCGGCGGCTTGTGGACGAAGTACGGCGAACCCCCGATGGACGGCTATCAGCGCTTCCTCGCGGATCCGGCCGAGGCGTGGCGAGAGCGACTGAACCCGACGGCCTCGTGGGCCAAGGGGCTGCTCGAAACCCTTGGCCAGGCCAAACCGAACCTCGGCCACGATGCGATGGTCGTCCTCGAAGAAATTGGCGTGCTAACGGCCACGATCACCCAGAACGTCGATGATCTGCACCGCCAGGCCGGCAGCCACTCCTTGCTCGAAATCCACGGCAACCACTCCATGTTGCGATGCATGGAGTGTCACGAGCGCTTCGACCCGGACGAGGTCGAGGTCGACCCGGATGCCCTGCCTCCCCTTTGCGACCGTTGTGGAGGCATCCTCAAGGGCGATACCGTGCAATTCGGCGAACCGATCCCGCCGGACGTGTTGCGCGCCTGTTATGCGGCCGTCCAGGGCTGTGATTGCATGCTCGTGGTCGGCACTTCCGCCACGGTCTATCCCGCTGCCGAGTTCCCGCTCGAAGTGCTACGCGGCGGTGGCAGCCTCATCGAGGTGAACCCCTACGAGAGCGAGCTCACACCCGTCGCCTCCGTTTCGCTGAGAGGCCCGGGGGGTGCAATTCTGGAGCGACTACTCCACCACACTCGTGCGCGCCAACCCTACGAGGCCACAGGATGA
- a CDS encoding NUDIX hydrolase: MPPLNRVIHQGRSFSLQVEEAHLPGGRTVELDVLRHPGASAVVPFETDDVVLLIRQYRHCAGGMIWEIPAGKLDGDTPEVCAAKELEEEAGRRPGRLEKLGSVWTTPGFTDEVIHLFAAFDLEEVPARPEDDEIIEVVPTPLGRALEMIWSGELRDGKSALALIHAARRLGRLT, from the coding sequence ATGCCCCCATTGAATCGCGTGATCCATCAGGGACGCTCGTTCAGCCTGCAGGTCGAGGAAGCCCACCTGCCCGGCGGGCGCACGGTAGAACTCGACGTCTTGCGCCACCCTGGTGCGTCCGCCGTCGTGCCCTTCGAAACCGACGACGTCGTGCTCTTGATTCGCCAGTACCGCCACTGCGCTGGGGGCATGATCTGGGAGATTCCCGCCGGCAAACTCGACGGTGATACTCCGGAAGTCTGTGCGGCCAAGGAACTCGAAGAAGAAGCCGGGCGCCGCCCTGGAAGGTTGGAGAAGCTGGGCTCGGTGTGGACGACCCCAGGCTTCACCGACGAGGTGATCCACCTGTTCGCCGCTTTCGACCTCGAAGAGGTGCCAGCACGGCCCGAGGACGACGAGATCATCGAGGTCGTGCCGACGCCGCTGGGGCGCGCGCTGGAAATGATCTGGAGTGGCGAATTGCGCGATGGCAAGAGCGCATTGGCCCTGATCCATGCGGCGCGACGCCTGGGACGCCTGACGTGA
- a CDS encoding AAA family ATPase — MYTQFYGLREKPFSLSPDPRYLFLADPHREALAHLLYGIEQGEGFICVTGEVGTGKTTLCRTLLGRLEAGTEVAFIFNPQLSGLELLQAINAELGLPVEDHDRRQLHEQLNRFLLAKRRDGRRVLLIVDEAQVMERDALEQVRLLSNLETNTAKLIQIVLIGQPELDTMLESPDLRQLRQRISVRWRLTPLSVTDTRDYVRHRLRIAAGAPRELFTDLALREIHRRSGGIPRLINLLCDRALLAGYAAEAKAIGLGLVTQTDREVRVSTGSKPRGTRGKLLGRLGELLGRIRLPTWIRDGALPVAAGAGLLTIAIGGWLAFSPSGQGGSSPEEPPAQRLESVSAPPAPVPAETLEMAADALPAVGMAPPPDELAPEGEYDELDLPEPETLAPPGQDLGLALGRSSPAVTMATSLDALLETWQEVPLAADLLSLPDLVEALDDQGFSLLKLREARLATLRALDLPALLVLEALDGAPRYAAVTALWEEGLRLEGIGPVAFEVTDEQLLSHWTGEAFVPWRDFESLPSVIRPGAQGDSVRWLQQALTRLGLLRGTATGRYDAATIAGVRALQKRLELGVDGTVGPVTKIELYRALPGYVLPELATEDRS, encoded by the coding sequence ATGTATACCCAGTTCTACGGACTTCGGGAAAAGCCGTTCTCCCTGAGTCCGGATCCTCGTTATCTCTTCCTGGCGGATCCCCACCGGGAAGCCTTGGCGCACCTGCTCTATGGAATCGAGCAGGGCGAAGGCTTCATCTGCGTCACCGGGGAGGTCGGGACCGGGAAGACCACGCTTTGCCGCACCCTGCTCGGCAGGCTCGAGGCTGGCACCGAAGTGGCCTTCATCTTCAATCCCCAGCTCTCGGGGCTGGAGTTGCTCCAGGCGATCAATGCGGAGCTCGGCCTGCCCGTGGAAGACCACGATCGGCGTCAGCTCCACGAGCAGTTGAACCGCTTCTTGTTGGCCAAGCGCCGGGACGGCCGGCGCGTGCTGCTGATCGTCGACGAAGCCCAGGTGATGGAGCGCGATGCCCTCGAGCAGGTTCGGTTGCTCTCGAACCTGGAGACCAACACGGCCAAGCTGATCCAGATCGTGCTGATCGGGCAGCCCGAACTCGACACCATGCTCGAATCGCCGGATCTGCGACAGCTTCGCCAGCGCATCAGTGTGCGTTGGAGGCTGACGCCGCTCTCGGTCACGGACACGCGAGATTACGTCCGCCACCGCCTGCGGATCGCAGCGGGCGCACCTCGCGAGTTGTTCACGGATCTGGCGCTGCGGGAGATCCACCGCCGATCCGGCGGTATTCCCCGGCTGATCAATCTGCTCTGTGATCGGGCTTTGTTGGCCGGCTATGCGGCGGAAGCCAAGGCGATCGGTCTCGGGTTGGTGACCCAGACCGATCGGGAGGTGCGAGTCAGCACAGGCTCGAAACCGAGAGGAACACGCGGCAAGTTGCTGGGCCGACTGGGCGAGCTTCTGGGACGCATTCGTCTGCCGACCTGGATCCGTGACGGAGCCCTTCCGGTCGCGGCCGGGGCCGGGCTGCTGACGATCGCGATCGGAGGCTGGCTGGCCTTTTCGCCTTCGGGTCAGGGAGGATCGTCGCCGGAGGAGCCCCCGGCCCAGCGGCTCGAGAGCGTCTCCGCCCCGCCCGCGCCAGTCCCTGCCGAAACCCTGGAAATGGCGGCGGATGCGCTCCCGGCCGTGGGGATGGCTCCGCCGCCGGATGAGCTGGCACCTGAGGGCGAATACGACGAGCTCGACCTGCCGGAGCCCGAAACCCTGGCGCCCCCCGGCCAGGATCTGGGCCTGGCGCTGGGACGGAGTTCGCCGGCGGTCACGATGGCGACTTCGCTCGATGCCCTGCTCGAGACATGGCAGGAGGTGCCGCTTGCAGCCGATCTGCTTTCGCTGCCAGACCTGGTCGAGGCATTGGACGATCAGGGGTTCTCGCTGCTGAAACTGAGGGAAGCCCGGCTTGCGACCCTCCGGGCGCTGGATCTGCCTGCACTGTTGGTGCTCGAGGCGTTGGACGGTGCGCCACGTTATGCGGCTGTCACGGCGCTCTGGGAGGAGGGCTTGCGCCTCGAGGGCATCGGGCCTGTCGCTTTCGAAGTGACGGACGAGCAGTTGCTCTCCCACTGGACCGGAGAAGCCTTCGTTCCGTGGCGGGATTTCGAATCGCTTCCCTCGGTGATACGGCCCGGCGCCCAGGGCGATTCAGTGCGCTGGCTTCAGCAGGCTTTGACGCGCCTGGGCCTGCTTCGAGGCACGGCAACCGGACGCTACGACGCGGCAACCATCGCCGGCGTGCGGGCGCTCCAGAAGCGACTGGAACTCGGCGTGGACGGGACGGTCGGGCCCGTGACGAAGATCGAGCTGTACCGCGCTCTTCCGGGTTACGTGCTGCCGGAATTGGCGACTGAGGATCGTTCATGA
- a CDS encoding alpha/beta fold hydrolase has protein sequence MKWTERMVTVARRDDPQASLEAIYVAAGPDAPKGAVVAPPHPLYGGSLESPVVNELAYACFKQGLDSLRFNWRGVGASSGEPSGEADDADQDYAAALDQIAETVPGKLVACGYSFGAAAAVRVAARHPRVDRLILVAPPPALISAETILGSGKRALVIVGALDDLAPASALETAFGDAPQVELVVLPETDHFFARGLAELARCVAGWLPSASAER, from the coding sequence ATGAAGTGGACCGAACGGATGGTGACGGTTGCCCGTCGGGATGATCCCCAGGCGAGCCTCGAGGCGATCTATGTGGCGGCGGGGCCGGACGCGCCCAAGGGTGCGGTGGTGGCGCCGCCGCATCCGCTCTACGGCGGAAGCCTGGAATCGCCCGTGGTGAACGAGCTGGCCTACGCCTGTTTCAAGCAGGGGCTGGACAGTCTGCGCTTCAACTGGCGGGGGGTCGGCGCAAGCTCCGGTGAACCGAGTGGCGAGGCGGACGATGCAGACCAGGACTACGCAGCGGCTCTCGACCAGATCGCCGAGACGGTGCCAGGGAAGCTCGTCGCTTGTGGCTATTCCTTTGGTGCCGCGGCCGCGGTGCGGGTCGCCGCCCGGCATCCACGGGTCGATCGATTGATCCTGGTGGCACCGCCGCCGGCATTGATCTCAGCGGAGACGATCCTCGGGAGCGGCAAGCGTGCGCTGGTGATCGTCGGTGCGTTGGACGATCTCGCGCCGGCGAGTGCCCTGGAGACGGCGTTCGGCGACGCACCTCAGGTGGAGTTGGTCGTCCTGCCGGAAACGGATCACTTCTTTGCGAGGGGCCTCGCTGAACTCGCCCGTTGTGTCGCCGGCTGGCTGCCTTCCGCTTCAGCCGAGCGGTAG
- a CDS encoding ArsA family ATPase has protein sequence MRVVLLTGKGGVGKTTHSITTALGAADRGHRVFLLSTDAAHSVGDALGRPVGARPVPIAEGVVAQEVSTLDELDRSWGTLQQYFRQLLKEETDALVADELLVFPGLEELIALRAIRDVEATGEFDLCVVDCAPTGSTLRMLRFPDVLRIFMENFFELERRGARLLKPLLEPFSAGGLVPGEEMFDAFERLWSDVDDVREILMDTSRTTARLVLNPTQVVLEEARRSFAYLSLYGVATDGVIVNRVLPSAASEGWFGRWAAREQAILEEIRTSFPIPRIEVPMEPKELTGLPALQAMAGRLYAERDPAALWRQGRPIRLRTHSGHPRLEIELPGAAKEALEVDARGDSLVIRLRDAIRIVALPRSLVGRPIRRARLHEGLLAVDFE, from the coding sequence ATGCGTGTCGTGCTTCTCACCGGAAAGGGTGGCGTCGGAAAGACGACCCATTCGATCACCACGGCGTTAGGCGCTGCCGATCGTGGCCATCGCGTCTTTCTGCTCTCGACCGATGCTGCACATAGCGTGGGGGATGCTCTCGGGCGGCCGGTCGGGGCAAGGCCCGTGCCGATTGCCGAGGGTGTCGTTGCCCAGGAGGTTTCGACGCTCGATGAGCTGGATCGAAGTTGGGGAACGCTCCAGCAGTACTTTCGCCAACTCCTGAAAGAAGAAACGGACGCACTCGTCGCTGACGAGCTGCTCGTCTTTCCAGGCCTCGAGGAGTTGATCGCCCTGCGTGCGATTCGCGATGTCGAAGCCACGGGCGAGTTCGACCTGTGTGTGGTCGATTGCGCGCCAACCGGTTCGACCCTGCGCATGCTCCGCTTTCCGGATGTGCTGCGGATCTTCATGGAGAATTTCTTCGAGCTGGAACGTCGCGGTGCTCGTTTGTTGAAGCCATTGCTCGAACCCTTCAGCGCAGGTGGGCTCGTACCCGGCGAAGAGATGTTCGACGCCTTCGAACGGCTCTGGAGCGATGTCGACGATGTGCGGGAAATCCTGATGGACACCAGCCGCACCACGGCACGCCTGGTGTTGAATCCGACCCAGGTCGTCCTGGAGGAGGCGCGGCGCTCCTTCGCCTACCTCTCGCTCTACGGGGTGGCCACCGATGGTGTGATCGTGAACCGGGTCCTGCCCTCGGCGGCCAGCGAAGGCTGGTTCGGCCGGTGGGCCGCTCGTGAGCAGGCGATCCTGGAAGAGATCCGCACCTCGTTTCCGATCCCGCGCATCGAGGTTCCGATGGAGCCCAAGGAGCTGACGGGCCTCCCGGCGCTTCAGGCCATGGCGGGCCGTCTCTACGCCGAGCGCGACCCGGCCGCTCTATGGCGCCAGGGCCGCCCGATCCGCCTGCGGACCCATTCGGGACATCCGCGGCTCGAGATCGAGTTGCCGGGAGCCGCCAAGGAAGCTCTCGAGGTGGATGCCCGCGGTGATTCCCTGGTGATTCGGCTGCGGGATGCCATCCGCATCGTCGCTTTGCCCCGCAGCCTGGTGGGGCGTCCGATTCGTCGGGCCCGCCTCCACGAGGGCTTGCTCGCGGTGGATTTCGAGTGA
- a CDS encoding rhomboid family intramembrane serine protease, which produces MNGRGYSVGFGPPQTPDVIKYLMIANVGVFILQNLFPGIVEAFFAVWPQRVWEQGFFWQPATYMWLHSTSTVFHLLFNMFALWMFGSPVASHWGDRRFLRFYVLCGVGAGVIIAAWPALLFLFGMPTIQYVIPTLGASGAVFGVLLAYALMWPDRTIMLIFPPIPIKAIWLIPLLFVMELFSGPSNVSHVGHLGGVLVGWILLQRMGVGERVGLKQIKYRYRRWKMRRELRAVQKEDRRDDHRTFH; this is translated from the coding sequence TTGAACGGACGCGGATATTCGGTGGGCTTCGGCCCGCCCCAGACACCCGACGTGATCAAGTACCTGATGATCGCGAATGTCGGTGTGTTCATCTTGCAGAACCTCTTCCCGGGCATCGTCGAAGCCTTCTTTGCCGTCTGGCCCCAGCGCGTCTGGGAGCAGGGCTTCTTCTGGCAGCCAGCCACCTACATGTGGCTGCACTCGACCAGCACGGTGTTCCACCTGCTCTTCAATATGTTCGCCCTCTGGATGTTTGGTTCGCCGGTCGCGAGCCATTGGGGCGACCGGCGCTTCCTTCGTTTCTACGTCCTTTGCGGCGTCGGTGCCGGCGTGATCATTGCCGCCTGGCCCGCCCTGCTCTTCCTGTTCGGCATGCCGACGATCCAGTACGTGATCCCGACCCTCGGAGCATCCGGCGCGGTCTTCGGCGTGCTGCTCGCCTACGCCCTTATGTGGCCCGACCGGACGATCATGTTGATCTTCCCCCCGATCCCCATCAAGGCGATCTGGCTCATCCCGCTCTTGTTCGTCATGGAACTCTTCAGCGGCCCGTCGAACGTGAGCCATGTGGGCCACCTCGGCGGAGTTCTCGTCGGTTGGATCCTCTTGCAACGCATGGGCGTGGGTGAGCGGGTCGGGCTCAAGCAGATCAAGTATCGCTACCGACGCTGGAAGATGCGTCGAGAGCTGCGTGCCGTGCAGAAAGAAGACCGGCGCGACGATCACAGGACGTTCCACTGA
- a CDS encoding ABC transporter substrate-binding protein — protein MIVEQRPEGSPRRIVSLVPSLTEALFALGLGDRLVGVTEWCVHPAAEVALLPKLGGTKNPDLQAVLALAPDLVIANREENRRQDVERLAEAGVPVWVTHPRSVAEGAELLAEMAGLGAGPEAVRRVVQPTLSAVAQAESEPVERPIPVFCPIWKGPWMSVGEDTYAHDLLRLCGGANVFANRTDRRYPRVTEEEIVRAAPEVVLLPDEPYAFTDRDARALADLPLPASRSGRIHVIDGTWVSWYGPRISRAIVTLRDLMATGG, from the coding sequence GTGATCGTCGAGCAGCGGCCCGAAGGCTCGCCGCGCCGCATCGTCAGCCTGGTCCCGAGCCTGACGGAGGCTCTCTTCGCGTTGGGCCTCGGCGACCGGCTGGTCGGCGTGACGGAGTGGTGCGTTCATCCGGCTGCCGAGGTGGCTCTTCTGCCCAAGCTCGGCGGTACCAAGAATCCGGATCTACAGGCAGTGCTCGCGCTCGCGCCGGATCTGGTGATCGCAAACCGAGAGGAGAACCGCCGTCAGGACGTGGAGCGGTTGGCCGAGGCAGGCGTTCCGGTCTGGGTGACCCATCCGCGCAGCGTGGCGGAAGGGGCGGAGCTGCTCGCGGAGATGGCGGGGCTGGGCGCAGGGCCCGAAGCCGTGCGTCGGGTCGTCCAGCCCACCCTGTCTGCCGTAGCGCAGGCCGAATCCGAACCGGTGGAGCGTCCGATTCCCGTCTTTTGTCCGATCTGGAAGGGGCCGTGGATGTCGGTTGGCGAGGACACCTATGCCCACGATCTCCTGCGTCTATGCGGTGGTGCGAACGTGTTCGCAAATCGAACGGATCGCCGCTATCCGCGTGTCACTGAAGAAGAAATCGTGCGCGCGGCTCCCGAGGTCGTGCTGCTGCCCGATGAGCCCTACGCCTTCACCGATCGCGATGCCCGGGCGCTCGCTGACCTGCCGCTGCCGGCTTCTCGCAGCGGTCGTATCCATGTGATCGACGGCACATGGGTGTCTTGGTACGGTCCGCGTATCTCGAGAGCGATTGTGACGCTCCGGGACCTCATGGCTACAGGGGGGTGA
- a CDS encoding TRC40/GET3/ArsA family transport-energizing ATPase has protein sequence MRVVLYTGKGGVGKTTTAAASAVWAATRGMRVLVASADAAHSLGDVLEEPLGDEPRQLDMQDDEAFSGTLSAVEVDARAEVARHWGAVRDYLGQLFRHQGIEEVMADELALLPGLEELTTLLAVDTWAREGAYDLVVVDCAPTDSALRLLTLPEAAHSALRILLKLQRAIAGLVTPLARNLVAVPLPGPEVFRDAEGLIYRQLGKLHELISDPGTSVRLVLTPERMVIDESLRARTDLALFSVAVDAVVMNRLLPEQVAAEPFFAEWVRQQAARRNEVAELFSPLPILAAPLQDDEVVGLARLRAHGEILFRDHAPEMLLSSEPGLEFRREGSGYALRLPLPNARPGDLDVTRVGTQLMVRTGALRRPIPLPRHLSGIDISGARCRDGVLEVQFRPTEPV, from the coding sequence GTGCGGGTCGTCCTCTACACCGGCAAAGGCGGAGTCGGAAAGACGACGACCGCAGCAGCCAGCGCGGTCTGGGCCGCGACCCGCGGCATGCGAGTCCTGGTGGCTTCTGCGGACGCGGCTCACAGTCTGGGCGATGTGCTCGAGGAGCCTCTCGGAGACGAACCCCGTCAGCTGGACATGCAGGACGACGAAGCGTTTTCGGGCACGTTGTCGGCCGTCGAGGTAGATGCCCGGGCCGAGGTGGCCCGGCATTGGGGCGCCGTGCGCGACTACCTGGGCCAACTCTTCCGCCATCAGGGCATCGAAGAGGTGATGGCCGACGAGCTCGCCCTGCTGCCCGGGCTGGAAGAGCTGACGACCCTGCTCGCGGTCGACACCTGGGCGCGGGAGGGAGCCTACGACCTGGTCGTGGTCGATTGTGCGCCGACGGACTCGGCGCTGCGCCTGCTGACCCTGCCCGAGGCCGCCCACTCGGCCCTGCGCATCCTACTCAAGCTGCAACGCGCCATTGCGGGGCTGGTCACGCCGTTGGCACGCAACCTGGTGGCGGTTCCCCTTCCCGGGCCCGAGGTTTTTCGCGACGCCGAGGGATTGATCTACCGCCAGCTCGGGAAACTGCACGAGCTCATCTCCGACCCGGGTACCAGCGTTCGTCTGGTGCTGACGCCCGAGCGCATGGTCATCGATGAATCGCTGCGTGCGCGAACCGATCTGGCGCTCTTCAGCGTGGCTGTCGATGCCGTCGTGATGAACCGGCTGCTACCGGAGCAGGTTGCCGCCGAACCCTTCTTTGCGGAGTGGGTGCGCCAGCAGGCGGCCCGGCGCAATGAAGTGGCCGAGCTCTTCTCGCCGCTCCCCATCCTCGCTGCCCCGCTCCAGGACGATGAGGTGGTCGGCTTGGCGCGTCTCCGAGCGCACGGAGAAATTCTCTTCAGGGATCACGCACCCGAGATGCTTCTCTCGAGCGAACCCGGCCTGGAGTTCAGGCGCGAGGGATCGGGCTACGCGCTGCGACTGCCGTTGCCGAACGCCCGCCCCGGGGACCTCGACGTGACTCGTGTTGGCACGCAGTTGATGGTTCGCACCGGCGCCCTCCGTCGCCCGATTCCACTTCCGCGTCATTTGTCAGGTATCGACATTTCGGGAGCACGCTGTCGCGACGGAGTTCTCGAAGTGCAGTTCCGTCCGACGGAGCCTGTCTAG